A section of the Trichomycterus rosablanca isolate fTriRos1 chromosome 6, fTriRos1.hap1, whole genome shotgun sequence genome encodes:
- the slc32a1 gene encoding vesicular inhibitory amino acid transporter: MATLIRSKISNKLSNAATTVTNKSQAKVSGLFARMGFQAATDEEALGFAACDDLDYDHRQGLQMDILKNEETGGNGVGENKKDGNIEGDSRYQRDGTGPSSSVTKDGDLCGEIAPQDKPKITAWEAGWNVTNAIQGMFVLGLPYAILHGGYLGLFLIIFAAVVCCYTGKILIACLYEENEDGQLVRVRDSYVDIANACCVPRFPALGGHIVNVAQIIELVMTCILYVVVSGNLMYNSFPNLPVSQRSWAIIATAALLPCAFLRNLKAVSKFSLLCTLAHFVINILVIAYCLSRARDWAWDKVKFYIDVKKFPISIGIIVFSYTSQIFLPSLEGNMQKPSEFHCMMNWTHIAACILKGLFALVAYLTWADETKEVITDNLPSGIRAVVNIFLVAKALLSYPLPFFAAVEVLEKTFFQDEGRAFFPNCYGGDGRLKSWGLSLRCGLVVFTMLMAIYVPHFALLMGLTGSLTGAGLCFLLPSLFHLKLMWRKLLWHQVFFDVSIFVIGGICSVSGFIHSTEGLIEAFKYNIQD; encoded by the exons ATGGCGACATTAATTCGTAGCAAGATCTCCAACAAGCTCTCAAATGCAGCGACCACGGTTACGAATAAATCGCAGGCAAAGGTGAGTGGTCTCTTCGCCAGAATGGGTTTCCAAGCCGCTACTGATGAAGAAGCGTTGGGGTTTGCAGCCTGTGATGATTTGGACTATGACCACAGGCAAGGACTGCAAATGGACATTCTTAAAAATGAAGAAACAGGTGGAAATGGCGTCGGCGAGAACAAGAAAGATGGAAATATTGAAGGGGACAGTCGCTACCAGAGAGATGGCACTGGCCCCTCATCTTCTGTGACAAAAGACGGTGATCTTTGTGGCGAAATTGCTCCTCAAGATAAGCCAAAAATTACTGCTTGGGAAGCTGGATGGAACGTAACCAATGCCATCCAG GGAATGTTCGTACTTGGGTTGCCATACGCCATTCTCCACGGAGGATATCTCGGACTTTTTCTCATAATTTTTGCGGCAGTGGTGTGCTGTTACACGGGGAAAATCCTAATTGCTTGCCTCTATGAAGAAAATGAGGACGGGCAGCTTGTGCGAGTGAGAGACTCGTATGTTGATATTGCCAACGCTTGCTGTGTGCCCAGATTTCCAGCACTAGGAGGTCACATTGTTAATGTGGCCCAAATAATTGAGCTCGTGATGACTTGTATTTTATATGTTGTAGTAAGTGGTAACTTGATGTACAACAGCTTTCCAAATCTTCCTGTGTCTCAAAGGTCATGGGCTATAATCGCCACAGCAGCTCTTTTGCCTTGCGCATTCCTTAGAAACCTTAAAGCCGTCTCCAAGTTTAGTTTGCTCTGCACACTTGCTCACTTCGTAATAAACATCCTTGTAATAGCTTACTGCCTGTCCAGGGCACGAGACTGGGCCTGGGATAAGGTTAAGTTTTACATCGACGTAAAGAAGTTTCCTATCTCCATAGGCATAATTGTGTTTAGCTATACATCGCAGATTTTTTTGCCATCACTGGAGGGTAACATGCAGAAGCCAAGCGAGTTCCACTGCATGATGAACTGGACTCACATTGCTGCTTGCATTCTTAAGGGCCTCTTCGCTTTAGTAGCATATTTGACGTGGGCAGACGAAACCAAGGAAGTCATTACAGATAACCTACCGTCCGGAATCAGAGCCGTTGTTAACATTTTCCtagtggccaaagccctgttgTCATATCCGCTCCCGTTTTTTGCAGCTGTGGaagtgctggagaagactttttTTCAGGACGAAGGGCGTGCGTTTTTCCCCAATTGCTACGGGGGTGACGGACGACTCAAATCGTGGGGTCTCAGTCTTCGATGTGGTCTCGTAGTGTTCACAATGTTAATGGCCATCTATGTACCGCATTTTGCGCTACTAATGGGTTTGACAGGTAGCCTAACCGGCGCAGGCTTGTGTTTTCTCCTCCCAAGTCTTTTTCACCTCAAGCTCATGTGGAGAAAGCTGCTTTGGCACCAAGTATTTTTTGATGTTTCCATATTTGTGATTGGAGGTATATGCAGTGTTTCTGGTTTTATTCATTCCACGGAAGGTCTAATTGAAGCTTTTAAATACAACATTCAAGATTAG